One window of Anaerolineae bacterium genomic DNA carries:
- a CDS encoding prolyl oligopeptidase family serine peptidase, with product MRAFSSHVDGYYDVSDQMIDDLRRRAEAHFRRQEREREAIATVEQFEEHRRQVRRRFLEAVGGLPEERTPLEARCTGILDRGDYTIEKIIYQSLPQFYVTANLYVPKALDGKVPGILFVCGHSESGKAEPRYQAVCSDLAQNGFVVLAMDPPGQGERFQYFDPETGRRNVGGCTVEHSYAGLQYILDGASIARHFIWDGMRGVDYLQSRPEVDRERIGVTGNSGGGTQTCLLMMSDDRFAAGAPCCFVMTLESYMKTGQAQDAEQLVRGAMAWGPDYYQYLTAMAPKPVMVGAALYDFFPIEGARESVRRAHQVYRLYGAEDKVGIAYSPATHGFTAPLREAVVNWMRVHLKGEPGDFCTGEPEVLPEAELHCTTAGQVLAEFPRSKTVFDLNRERLWPPTPPTDAAELRRQLAEVLGIADEPLDHPIDPRVVFDDPVEGYRTEHVFFFSAPDIVVTGVMIHPRQAGPVVQIDLVLLEQGSDDIPAQRARLEALLRRGHRLFVFDPRGRGAIRNRPVNSRDPGADYGTEYKLASDAMLLGVSTLGLRVFDVLRGLAYLRTREDCAGSRLGLYGLGFGGTLAYLAAALDGELDSVTVEDTLYSYRDLATTRYYSAQHYGVWSVAWGFLRHFDLADLLPCMGEAEVTLVNPRDARGEVAAPETVRQQYFDRGFGPVRVLLPASLEPEAAG from the coding sequence ATGCGCGCATTCAGTTCGCACGTGGACGGTTACTACGACGTTTCCGATCAGATGATAGATGACCTGCGCCGGCGGGCTGAGGCCCACTTCCGGCGCCAGGAGCGGGAACGGGAAGCCATCGCTACGGTGGAGCAGTTCGAGGAGCACCGACGTCAGGTGCGCCGGCGATTCCTGGAAGCCGTCGGCGGCCTGCCTGAAGAGCGGACCCCTCTGGAAGCACGTTGCACCGGCATCCTCGACCGGGGCGACTACACCATCGAGAAGATCATCTACCAGAGCCTGCCCCAGTTCTACGTCACTGCCAACCTCTACGTACCCAAGGCCCTGGACGGTAAGGTCCCTGGCATCCTCTTCGTCTGCGGCCACAGCGAGTCAGGCAAGGCTGAGCCGCGCTACCAGGCCGTGTGCTCCGACCTGGCCCAGAACGGGTTCGTGGTCCTGGCCATGGATCCGCCCGGCCAGGGCGAGCGCTTCCAGTACTTCGACCCCGAGACGGGCAGGCGCAACGTGGGAGGGTGCACCGTCGAGCACTCCTACGCCGGCCTGCAGTACATACTCGATGGTGCCAGCATCGCCCGCCATTTCATCTGGGACGGAATGCGGGGGGTGGACTACCTCCAGTCCCGCCCCGAGGTGGACCGGGAGCGCATCGGCGTCACCGGTAACTCCGGCGGGGGCACTCAGACATGCCTGCTGATGATGTCCGACGACCGCTTCGCCGCCGGCGCCCCCTGCTGTTTCGTCATGACCCTGGAGAGCTACATGAAGACCGGCCAGGCTCAGGACGCCGAGCAACTGGTACGGGGAGCTATGGCCTGGGGGCCGGACTACTACCAATACCTGACAGCGATGGCGCCCAAGCCGGTTATGGTGGGAGCGGCGCTCTACGACTTCTTTCCCATCGAGGGGGCCCGCGAATCGGTCCGCCGCGCCCACCAGGTCTACCGGCTCTACGGCGCCGAGGACAAGGTGGGCATCGCCTACTCGCCGGCCACGCACGGCTTCACCGCTCCACTGCGGGAGGCGGTAGTCAACTGGATGCGGGTCCACCTCAAGGGCGAGCCCGGGGACTTCTGCACCGGCGAGCCCGAGGTACTGCCGGAGGCCGAGCTGCACTGCACCACCGCTGGGCAGGTGCTGGCCGAGTTTCCCCGCTCGAAGACCGTCTTCGACCTCAACCGCGAGCGCCTGTGGCCGCCGACGCCCCCCACCGACGCGGCGGAGCTGCGTCGGCAACTGGCCGAGGTGCTCGGCATCGCCGATGAGCCCCTGGACCATCCCATCGACCCCCGAGTCGTCTTCGACGACCCCGTGGAGGGCTACCGCACCGAACACGTCTTCTTCTTCAGCGCCCCGGACATAGTGGTCACCGGCGTCATGATCCACCCCCGCCAGGCCGGCCCGGTGGTGCAGATAGACCTGGTGCTGCTCGAGCAGGGCAGCGACGACATCCCCGCCCAGCGTGCCCGGCTGGAGGCACTGCTTCGGAGGGGTCATCGCCTCTTCGTCTTCGACCCCCGCGGCCGGGGCGCCATCCGCAACCGCCCCGTCAACAGCCGGGACCCGGGGGCCGACTATGGCACCGAGTACAAGCTGGCCTCGGACGCCATGCTCCTCGGCGTCTCGACTCTGGGCCTGCGAGTGTTCGACGTCCTTCGGGGGCTGGCCTACTTGCGCACCCGGGAGGACTGCGCCGGCAGCCGGCTGGGCCTCTACGGGCTGGGCTTCGGCGGGACGTTGGCCTACCTGGCCGCGGCCCTGGACGGGGAACTCGACTCGGTAACCGTGGAGGACACCCTCTATTCCTACCGGGATCTGGCCACCACGCGCTACTACAGCGCCCAGCACTACGGCGTGTGGAGTGTGGCCTGGGGCTTCCTTCGCCATTTCGACCTGGCCGACCTGCTGCCTTGTATGGGCGAGGCCGAGGTGACCTTGGTGAACCCGCGCGATGCCCGCGGCGAGGTGGCGGCGCCCGAGACTGTCCGCCAGCAGTACTTCGATCGGGGCTTCGGTCCCGTTCGTGTGCTCTTGCCCGCTTCGCTCGAGCCTGAAGCCGCCGGCTAA
- a CDS encoding response regulator transcription factor — protein sequence MEGKKILVIDDDPRLQRLLEYTLCQEGAEVLLASDGEEGLRKFYTHTPDLVVLDLMMPRMDGWETAKRIRLVSDVPILMLTARGREEDIIKGFEHGADEYVAKPFSLRVLMARARALLRRASLPPIADHPVTYSDDYLTVDLDKNRVTAGDRLVRLTATEYRLLAYMVENAGRVLSTRQILEKVWGWEYTDDVDYVRIYIWHLRQKLEPDPKRPRYLQTEHGIGYRFVARPASGGSGP from the coding sequence ATCGAAGGCAAGAAGATTCTTGTGATTGATGATGACCCGCGCCTGCAGCGGCTACTAGAGTACACGCTGTGCCAGGAAGGCGCGGAGGTGCTTCTGGCCTCCGATGGTGAGGAAGGGCTGCGGAAGTTCTACACCCACACGCCAGACCTGGTGGTGTTGGACCTGATGATGCCCCGAATGGACGGTTGGGAGACGGCGAAACGCATTCGCTTGGTGTCGGATGTGCCGATCCTGATGCTTACCGCCCGCGGTCGGGAGGAAGACATCATCAAGGGGTTCGAGCACGGAGCGGACGAGTACGTGGCCAAGCCCTTCAGCCTGAGGGTACTGATGGCTCGGGCACGGGCTCTCCTCCGTCGGGCTTCCCTTCCGCCTATCGCCGATCACCCGGTGACCTACAGCGACGATTACCTGACCGTGGACTTGGACAAGAACCGGGTGACCGCGGGGGATCGGCTGGTCAGGCTGACGGCCACCGAGTACCGGCTGCTGGCCTACATGGTAGAGAACGCTGGGAGGGTGCTCTCTACCCGGCAGATCCTGGAGAAGGTCTGGGGCTGGGAGTACACCGACGACGTGGACTACGTCCGCATCTACATCTGGCACTTGCGCCAGAAGCTGGAGCCGGACCCCAAGCGTCCGCGATACCTGCAGACCGAGCACGGGATCGGCTATCGCTTCGTGGCTCGGCCAGCCTCGGGTGGGTCGGGGCCGTAG
- a CDS encoding DUF87 domain-containing protein produces MPLIERLGSFYLGKEYDLAAGQVLESPVHYDSRDLTTHAVCVGMTGSGKTGLCISLLEEAAIDNVPAIIIDPKGDMANLLLTFPDLRPEDFRPWVNLDDAGRKGLDPDEYARQIAATWRDGLADWDQGPERIRLLRESARFDVYTPGSTAGQPVSILDSFNPPDLDWAQEEEALRERIQGTVSALLGLVGVDADPLRSREHILLASILEHFWRAGEPVDLGKLIVAVQKPPLRRLGVLDLESFFPEKDRFSLATLLNNIVASPGFAAWMEGQPLDVASLLHTPQGKPRHTIFYIAHLSDAERMFFVTILLEQIITWMRRQPGTTSLRALLYMDEVFGFFPPVAEPPSKRPMLTLLKQARAFGLGCVLTTQNPVDLDYKGLSNAGTWFIGRLQTERDKARVLDGLEGALGQAGQVPARGELDRLISRLSSRVFLLHNVHQPEPVVFYTRWAMSYLRGPLTRAQIRDLVGPAPAAAAARPAASPAVAAQPAPAAPAYEHLAAQAPPLAPDVPQTYLSSVLGEREALASLGRQLGSTPANAQARLTYEPGVLGLASVRFTEARSGLDETRDIALLLLPRGPAAALSWKEALPLHLDERDLADGAEPDALFLQDVPQGADSASELKRLEKDLAEHLYQRERLQLWHNPHLKLYSRPDEEEREFRVRCQQAAREARDGAVDRLRAKYDGRLRTLAQRLERAERDLISEKNEYEARKREEVVSGLETLVGVLGIFGRRRSLSGAATKRRLTSAALADVQEAEAAIARLKADADDLKSQLETEAEELGREWQKAAEDVQEHLVRPRRTDVRVRSVSLAWVPVWELSYDDGRGRQRTTTVPAYEADH; encoded by the coding sequence ATGCCTCTGATCGAGAGACTAGGCAGCTTCTACCTGGGCAAGGAGTATGACCTGGCCGCCGGCCAGGTGCTGGAGAGCCCGGTCCACTACGACTCGCGCGATCTCACCACCCACGCCGTCTGCGTGGGCATGACCGGCAGCGGCAAGACGGGGCTCTGCATATCCCTGCTGGAAGAGGCCGCCATAGACAACGTGCCCGCCATCATCATTGACCCTAAGGGTGACATGGCTAACCTCCTCCTGACCTTCCCCGACCTGCGGCCGGAGGACTTCCGCCCCTGGGTCAACCTGGACGACGCCGGGCGTAAGGGCCTCGATCCCGACGAGTACGCCCGCCAGATCGCCGCCACCTGGCGCGACGGACTGGCGGATTGGGATCAGGGCCCAGAGCGAATCCGTCTCCTCCGGGAGTCCGCCCGGTTCGACGTCTACACCCCCGGCTCGACGGCCGGCCAGCCCGTCAGCATCCTGGACAGCTTCAACCCCCCCGACCTGGACTGGGCCCAGGAGGAGGAGGCTCTGCGCGAACGCATCCAGGGGACGGTGTCGGCGCTTCTGGGGCTGGTGGGCGTGGATGCGGACCCGCTGCGCAGCCGGGAGCACATCCTGCTTGCCAGCATCCTGGAGCACTTCTGGCGCGCCGGCGAGCCAGTGGATCTGGGTAAGCTCATCGTGGCGGTGCAGAAACCGCCGCTTCGACGCTTGGGCGTGCTGGACCTGGAGTCCTTCTTCCCCGAGAAGGACCGCTTCTCCTTGGCCACGCTCCTCAACAACATCGTCGCCTCGCCCGGCTTCGCCGCCTGGATGGAGGGGCAGCCACTGGACGTGGCCTCGCTCCTGCACACCCCGCAGGGGAAGCCACGCCACACCATCTTCTACATCGCCCACCTCAGCGATGCCGAGCGCATGTTCTTCGTCACCATCCTGCTGGAGCAGATCATCACCTGGATGCGGCGCCAGCCAGGAACCACTAGCCTTCGCGCCCTCCTCTATATGGACGAGGTGTTCGGCTTCTTCCCGCCCGTGGCCGAGCCCCCCAGCAAGCGCCCTATGCTCACCCTGCTCAAGCAGGCCCGCGCCTTCGGCCTGGGCTGCGTGCTCACCACCCAGAACCCAGTGGACCTGGACTACAAGGGGCTGAGCAACGCCGGCACCTGGTTCATCGGTCGCTTGCAGACCGAGCGAGACAAGGCCCGGGTCCTGGACGGGCTTGAGGGCGCCCTGGGCCAGGCAGGCCAGGTGCCCGCCCGAGGAGAGCTCGACCGGCTCATTTCCCGGCTCTCCAGCCGGGTGTTCCTGCTGCACAACGTGCACCAGCCCGAGCCTGTAGTCTTCTACACCCGCTGGGCCATGAGCTACCTGCGCGGACCCCTCACCCGGGCCCAGATCCGCGACCTGGTGGGACCGGCCCCGGCCGCAGCGGCCGCTCGGCCCGCAGCCTCGCCCGCGGTGGCCGCCCAGCCTGCCCCGGCGGCGCCCGCCTACGAGCACCTGGCGGCCCAAGCGCCGCCCCTCGCTCCCGATGTACCCCAGACGTACTTGAGTTCCGTCCTGGGCGAGAGGGAGGCGCTGGCGTCGCTGGGGCGGCAACTGGGGTCTACGCCCGCCAACGCTCAGGCCAGGCTCACCTACGAGCCCGGTGTGCTCGGGCTGGCCAGCGTCCGGTTCACCGAGGCCCGGTCCGGGCTGGACGAGACCCGCGATATCGCGCTGCTTCTACTACCCCGCGGCCCAGCCGCTGCCCTGTCCTGGAAGGAAGCCCTGCCCCTACACCTGGACGAGCGCGACCTGGCGGACGGGGCCGAGCCCGACGCCCTCTTCCTCCAGGACGTCCCTCAGGGGGCCGACAGCGCCAGCGAGCTGAAGCGGCTGGAGAAGGACCTGGCCGAGCACTTGTACCAGCGCGAGCGGCTCCAGCTCTGGCACAACCCTCACCTCAAGCTGTACAGCCGGCCGGATGAAGAGGAGCGGGAGTTCCGCGTTCGCTGTCAGCAGGCCGCCCGCGAGGCCCGCGACGGGGCCGTGGATAGGCTGCGAGCCAAGTACGACGGCCGCCTGCGCACCCTGGCCCAACGCCTGGAGCGCGCGGAGCGAGACCTAATCAGCGAGAAGAACGAGTATGAGGCCCGCAAGCGCGAGGAGGTTGTGTCGGGGCTGGAGACTCTGGTGGGGGTGCTGGGGATCTTTGGGCGCAGGCGCAGCCTGAGCGGGGCCGCCACCAAGCGCCGCCTCACCAGCGCCGCCCTGGCCGACGTGCAGGAAGCCGAGGCCGCTATCGCCCGGCTGAAGGCGGACGCCGATGACCTCAAGAGTCAGCTCGAGACCGAGGCGGAGGAGCTGGGACGGGAGTGGCAGAAGGCGGCCGAGGACGTGCAGGAGCACCTGGTTCGACCTCGCCGGACGGATGTCCGGGTGAGGTCGGTCTCGCTGGCCTGGGTGCCGGTGTGGGAGCTGTCCTACGACGATGGCCGAGGCCGCCAGCGCACGACCACGGTGCCGGCGTATGAGGCCGATCACTAA
- a CDS encoding sugar phosphate isomerase/epimerase — protein MERMGVAAQLYTVREYMKTPEDIAKGLQRIREMGYRAVQVSGIGPIEPRELKRLLDAEGLIMCNTHTSPDRLWNDLPAVIEEHRLWECKHVAIGSMPREYRGEGAEGYRRFAREASEVGRRLAEAGLTFSYHNHSFEFEKYDGRTGLDILFSESDPRYLLAEIDTYWVQHGGGDPMAWIRRFRGRMPVVHFKDMVILNGAQAFAEIGEGNLNWPAILEACHDAQVEWAAVEQDVCQRDPFESLAISYRNLRQMGLR, from the coding sequence ATGGAGCGAATGGGTGTCGCCGCTCAGTTGTACACCGTTAGGGAGTACATGAAGACCCCCGAGGACATCGCCAAGGGCCTGCAGCGAATCCGTGAGATGGGCTATCGAGCGGTGCAGGTCTCCGGCATCGGTCCCATCGAGCCCCGGGAGCTCAAGCGTCTCTTGGACGCCGAGGGCCTGATCATGTGCAACACCCATACCAGCCCCGACCGGCTGTGGAACGACCTGCCCGCCGTCATCGAAGAGCACCGCCTGTGGGAGTGCAAGCATGTGGCTATCGGCAGCATGCCCCGCGAGTATCGCGGCGAGGGCGCCGAGGGTTACCGTCGCTTCGCGCGAGAGGCAAGCGAGGTGGGGCGTCGGCTGGCCGAGGCTGGCTTGACCTTCAGCTATCACAACCACAGCTTCGAGTTCGAGAAGTACGATGGGCGCACCGGGCTGGACATCCTCTTCTCGGAGAGCGACCCCCGGTACCTGCTGGCCGAGATCGACACCTACTGGGTCCAGCACGGCGGAGGCGATCCCATGGCCTGGATCAGGCGCTTCCGCGGCCGCATGCCCGTGGTGCACTTCAAGGACATGGTCATACTGAACGGGGCCCAGGCCTTCGCCGAAATCGGGGAGGGCAACCTGAACTGGCCCGCTATCCTGGAGGCATGCCACGACGCTCAGGTAGAGTGGGCGGCCGTGGAACAAGACGTCTGCCAGCGGGACCCGTTTGAGAGCCTGGCCATCAGCTACCGCAACCTGCGCCAGATGGGCCTGCGGTAG
- a CDS encoding sugar phosphate isomerase/epimerase, translated as MKVSYMLMGDPRADDGSVMDWRDAVLQLKSEGLQGVDLFARYLARINVSPDDAVAFLRQHGLEPAVYCIHTDFITPGADIEGSLDAVRQGAEVCTRHGIDHLFSAGGQHTNSGPEAMNRYVDGLQKALEITRSAGLLFSIENAGRMCHTWEELKECVQRVGPEMKVTLDGGNFILAGSDPIKAAVELGDRVVHVHVKNFVAAPEKQPRPFEYTRPSEGITDYPLLVGILAGAGFDRYLAFEPEGWPNAPADDGVRFCAELVLAHSHRNR; from the coding sequence TTGAAAGTAAGCTATATGCTCATGGGAGACCCACGGGCCGACGACGGTAGCGTCATGGACTGGCGCGATGCGGTGCTGCAGCTCAAGAGCGAGGGGCTGCAGGGTGTGGACTTGTTCGCCCGCTATCTGGCGCGCATCAACGTCAGCCCTGACGATGCCGTCGCCTTCCTGCGCCAGCACGGGCTGGAGCCTGCTGTCTACTGCATCCACACCGACTTCATCACCCCCGGCGCCGACATCGAGGGTTCGCTGGATGCCGTGCGGCAGGGCGCCGAGGTGTGCACCCGCCACGGGATAGACCACCTCTTCAGCGCCGGAGGTCAGCACACCAACAGCGGCCCTGAGGCTATGAACCGCTACGTGGACGGGCTGCAGAAGGCCCTCGAGATCACTCGCTCAGCCGGCCTGCTGTTCAGCATTGAGAACGCCGGGCGCATGTGCCATACCTGGGAGGAGCTCAAGGAATGCGTGCAGCGGGTGGGTCCAGAGATGAAAGTCACCCTCGATGGGGGCAACTTCATCCTAGCCGGGTCCGACCCCATCAAGGCGGCGGTGGAATTGGGCGACCGGGTGGTGCACGTGCACGTCAAGAATTTCGTGGCCGCCCCTGAGAAGCAGCCGCGTCCTTTCGAGTACACCCGGCCCTCCGAGGGCATCACCGACTACCCGCTGCTGGTGGGCATCCTGGCGGGGGCCGGCTTCGATCGGTACCTGGCCTTCGAGCCCGAGGGCTGGCCCAACGCCCCCGCCGACGACGGCGTGCGCTTCTGTGCCGAGCTCGTCCTCGCGCACTCTCACCGCAACCGCTGA
- a CDS encoding DUF2183 domain-containing protein — protein MASWRRQALRALVSMEERFDLLKYRVRERLGGRPPIEIVAYRGYGTLDRLCLRGRVQEARGIGPATEADSVYRNLLNMYRRLKTNEIPYARVRARFGKVEQEAVADVEGFFEVLIETDRPLPPDRLWHRVELELLEPRRPGYAPVTAAAEVLVPPPGARYGVISDIDDTVVFTDATHLVGMLRNVMLGNAHTRLPFPGVAALYRAFMHGADGPALNPLFYVSNSPWNFYDLLSQFFRLNDIPLGPVLFLRDWGLSTEGLFPLRQRAYKSEVIREIVDFYPRLPFILIGDSGEKDPEIYRDIVHQYPERILAVYIRNVSPGPDRVRAIRGLAEEIAEAGSSLVLADNTLPMAEHALGHGWILPAAVAEVEAEVAARSEELGRRTPPMRIRGRTVAETREAVEGDAGEEAIAGGEDQEASGLVLDRPADEEPKRGDRSSH, from the coding sequence ATGGCAAGTTGGCGGAGGCAGGCGCTGCGGGCCCTGGTCAGCATGGAGGAGAGGTTCGACCTCCTCAAGTACCGGGTGCGCGAGCGCCTCGGGGGTAGGCCCCCTATCGAGATCGTGGCCTACCGGGGCTACGGAACGCTCGACCGGCTGTGCCTCAGGGGCCGCGTCCAGGAGGCCCGCGGGATCGGACCTGCCACCGAAGCGGACAGCGTGTATCGTAACCTCCTGAACATGTATCGTCGCCTGAAGACCAATGAGATCCCCTATGCCCGGGTGCGGGCCCGGTTCGGAAAGGTGGAGCAGGAGGCCGTAGCGGACGTCGAGGGATTCTTCGAGGTCCTGATCGAGACCGACCGGCCCCTTCCCCCCGACCGGCTCTGGCACCGGGTGGAGCTCGAGCTCCTGGAGCCGCGGCGGCCCGGGTACGCGCCCGTAACGGCCGCGGCCGAGGTGCTCGTCCCCCCGCCCGGCGCCAGGTACGGGGTGATAAGCGACATTGACGACACGGTGGTCTTCACCGACGCCACTCACCTGGTAGGCATGCTGCGCAACGTCATGCTGGGCAACGCCCACACTCGCCTGCCCTTCCCCGGAGTGGCTGCCCTGTATCGGGCATTCATGCACGGCGCGGATGGCCCGGCCCTCAACCCCCTGTTCTACGTCTCCAACAGCCCCTGGAACTTCTACGACCTCCTTTCCCAGTTCTTCAGGCTCAACGACATCCCCCTCGGCCCGGTGCTCTTCCTCCGGGACTGGGGCCTCTCCACCGAGGGTCTGTTTCCCCTGCGCCAGCGGGCCTACAAGTCCGAGGTGATCCGGGAGATCGTGGACTTCTACCCTCGCCTGCCCTTCATCCTCATAGGCGACAGCGGCGAGAAAGACCCGGAGATCTACCGCGACATCGTGCACCAGTATCCCGAGCGCATCCTGGCCGTCTACATCCGGAATGTGAGCCCCGGGCCCGACCGCGTCCGCGCCATCCGCGGTCTAGCCGAGGAGATCGCGGAGGCGGGCTCTTCCCTGGTTCTGGCGGACAACACCCTGCCCATGGCGGAGCACGCTCTGGGGCATGGCTGGATCCTGCCGGCGGCTGTGGCCGAGGTCGAGGCGGAGGTAGCCGCCCGCTCGGAGGAGCTAGGTCGGCGGACACCTCCCATGAGGATACGCGGGCGCACGGTGGCGGAGACCAGGGAAGCGGTAGAGGGGGACGCAGGGGAGGAAGCCATTGCTGGCGGGGAGGACCAGGAGGCCTCGGGGCTGGTGCTAGACCGGCCTGCTGACGAGGAGCCGAAGCGCGGTGATCGGTCCTCCCATTGA
- a CDS encoding alpha/beta hydrolase — protein sequence MAETQAPPRLEGRIRLPDGRSLACAQYGELEGPPVIYFHGTPGSRLEHPPAIGTGTAGRVRLIVPDRPGYGLSDFHPGRRLLDWPLDVARLADALGLERFAVVGVSGGGPHAAACAYALSDRLTGAALISSLAPVDRPGGLEHLSPWVRAAFRLGRWAPWSLRPLIWLMSNPRRDPERFFLANTERLCPSDRRLLTRPEVRRMLAEDFREAGRQGVRAYAQDVTLFSRPWGFALQAITMPVSVWHGECDTILPPRMGRYLAETIPRARVRFVPDGGHFLALNYLDGIVESLDL from the coding sequence ATGGCTGAGACACAGGCCCCGCCACGCCTCGAGGGCCGCATCCGACTTCCCGATGGCCGCTCCCTGGCCTGCGCCCAGTACGGAGAACTCGAGGGCCCTCCCGTCATCTACTTCCACGGCACACCCGGGTCCCGACTGGAGCACCCTCCTGCCATAGGCACGGGCACTGCCGGCCGCGTACGCCTGATCGTCCCCGATCGCCCTGGCTACGGCCTCTCCGACTTTCACCCCGGTCGGCGGCTGCTCGACTGGCCTCTCGACGTTGCCCGCCTGGCGGATGCCCTCGGGCTGGAGCGGTTCGCGGTGGTGGGTGTCTCAGGCGGGGGGCCACACGCCGCTGCCTGCGCCTACGCCCTCTCCGATCGGCTCACCGGGGCGGCCCTGATCAGCAGCCTGGCCCCCGTGGATCGCCCGGGCGGCCTGGAGCATCTCAGCCCCTGGGTGAGGGCGGCCTTCCGGTTGGGGCGGTGGGCGCCCTGGTCGCTCCGGCCGCTCATCTGGCTCATGAGCAACCCCCGCCGGGACCCCGAGCGCTTCTTTCTCGCCAATACCGAGCGCCTCTGCCCTTCAGACCGCAGGCTGCTGACCCGTCCTGAGGTGCGCCGCATGCTCGCGGAGGACTTCCGCGAGGCCGGCCGACAGGGTGTGCGTGCTTATGCCCAGGACGTAACCCTCTTCTCCCGGCCCTGGGGCTTCGCCCTGCAGGCTATCACCATGCCCGTGAGCGTCTGGCACGGCGAGTGCGACACCATCCTGCCGCCTCGCATGGGGAGGTACCTGGCGGAGACCATTCCGCGGGCGCGCGTACGGTTCGTGCCCGACGGCGGTCATTTCCTGGCCCTGAACTACCTCGACGGCATAGTCGAGAGTTTAGACCTGTAG
- a CDS encoding GNAT family N-acetyltransferase, translating to MQGITCREMRPQDVSSWLAVHSTHFPPLTEEAGFRWAAREDVTAILALRGSEPVGAVPFHLRDFRVNPQAAVGAGFEHAVLVKESLRDQGIGSRMMDVAKEILLGRCDAMMVYRGAERSAGYRFYARNGHHDLAYLRPFVLDQPRLQPTTKAERSGRELLLEREGEFLAVFDSAYGRYGGFPSRRPGYYKDAFSSAYFDMIPHEFVLIRVEEQGALQGYALISRELAHGRAQLLELATRGGDSTAAHAVLQEAVTLASEWGVGLRTFATDCSPYARTLLGLGFRPVPRSESSMMIMGYVLDPASLASKVWQENEEAEGLEVEVWTPLREAVIHRPSGRATGRVTLEMKEDSLTRLLLSRLDLMAAVRQDLVTVVGGNDREVDAISRALPLAPWAYHHLDYI from the coding sequence ATGCAGGGTATCACTTGCCGGGAAATGCGCCCGCAAGACGTCTCCAGCTGGCTTGCTGTGCACAGCACCCACTTTCCACCCCTCACCGAGGAGGCCGGCTTCCGCTGGGCCGCCCGCGAAGACGTGACCGCCATCTTGGCTCTGCGAGGGTCGGAACCGGTGGGCGCCGTTCCTTTCCATCTCCGAGACTTCCGCGTCAACCCGCAAGCCGCCGTGGGCGCCGGATTCGAGCACGCGGTGCTGGTCAAGGAGTCGCTGCGAGATCAGGGGATCGGCTCGCGCATGATGGACGTGGCCAAGGAGATCCTGCTAGGGCGATGCGACGCCATGATGGTCTATCGGGGTGCCGAGCGCTCCGCCGGGTACCGCTTCTACGCCCGAAATGGCCACCACGACCTGGCGTACCTGCGGCCCTTCGTCCTCGACCAGCCCCGGCTCCAGCCCACCACTAAAGCAGAGCGATCCGGTCGGGAGTTACTGCTGGAGCGCGAGGGCGAGTTCCTGGCCGTTTTCGACAGCGCCTACGGCCGGTACGGGGGCTTCCCCTCCCGTCGGCCCGGCTACTACAAAGATGCCTTCTCCTCTGCCTACTTCGACATGATTCCCCACGAGTTCGTCCTGATCCGAGTCGAGGAGCAGGGCGCCCTGCAAGGCTACGCCTTGATCAGCCGAGAGCTGGCCCATGGTCGAGCTCAGTTACTGGAGCTGGCCACTCGAGGTGGTGACAGTACCGCAGCTCACGCCGTCCTGCAAGAAGCCGTCACTCTGGCATCCGAGTGGGGCGTGGGCCTCCGTACATTCGCCACCGACTGCTCCCCTTATGCCCGCACCCTTCTGGGGCTGGGCTTCCGCCCCGTGCCCCGGTCCGAGAGCTCGATGATGATCATGGGCTACGTGCTCGATCCGGCCTCCCTCGCCTCCAAGGTCTGGCAGGAGAACGAGGAGGCCGAAGGTCTGGAGGTGGAGGTCTGGACCCCGCTACGGGAGGCGGTCATCCACCGCCCTAGCGGCAGGGCGACCGGTCGGGTCACGCTAGAGATGAAGGAAGACTCCCTGACGCGTCTGCTTCTCTCTCGGCTAGACCTGATGGCGGCCGTACGTCAGGACCTCGTCACCGTAGTTGGGGGCAACGACCGCGAGGTGGACGCCATCTCCCGCGCCCTCCCCCTCGCCCCCTGGGCTTACCATCACCTGGATTACATATGA